One stretch of Psilocybe cubensis strain MGC-MH-2018 chromosome 6, whole genome shotgun sequence DNA includes these proteins:
- a CDS encoding hypothetical protein (Uncharacterized protein C4H3.03c), with protein sequence MNLINPRDEREYIPIADHGLIGNLRTAALVSVDGSIESYCVPNFDSPSVFARILDKDKGGHFSIMPTVPFTTKQNYLASSNVLQTKFMNDDGVVSVTDYLPRPRKELRTTPKPLLPWLVRKVECVRGNLPILMQCAPAFNYARSPHTTTIVDDDSVLPNVQKKAVFESDELTLDLRYVVENSMEDPDAAEPEISLEFLDLSAKGHKGLAVQSVLNLTEGQVVTFILRTPPTVTTKAITIPDEAAQQTVRDETRVLRRAPEDPLLTKELMASVLHATNRYWYEWISQSTYDGSWKEAVMRSALALKLLVYEPTAGAVVASPTFSLPEYIGGVRNWDYRASWIRDSSFTLYALIRLGFTDEANSYLEFIFERLRNKNPDGSLQIMYTIHGGKDLEEIELLHLDGHKGSRPVRIGNGAANHVQLDIYVWIAFTLARRLLVRELSIWEVRDKKRHFTYSKLTFGTHGLRLADKRSLPCPNRNKWLAARDNLYEEIMEKAWNKEEKYFGQSYEDKDVLDSAVLIMPLVFFLHASDPRFMSTLKQIMKSPEKGGLTSNNLVYRYDTSKADDGVGGEEGTFCLCTLWCIEALTRAGEVDRTLLPKAVNMFDDFLLYLNHVGLCTEEISVAGEALGNAVQGFTHVTLISAAYNLSRTMRKRNSM encoded by the exons ATGAACCTCATTAACCCAAGGGACGAGCGCGAGTACATCCCCATCGCCGACCATGGCTT GATTGGGAACCTGAGGACAGCAGCTTTAGTCAGTGTCGATGGATCCA TCGAGAGCTACTGTGTTCCGAATTTCGATTCGCCATCCGTATTTGCAAGAATTCTTGACAAGGACAAGGGTGGACACTTTTCCATTATGCCAACAGTCCCGTTCACTACTAAACAGAATTATTTGGCAAGCTCCAAT GTTCTCCAAACCAAATTTATGAACGATGATGGAGTGGTTAGTGTTACAG ATTATCTGCCTCGACCTCGGAAAGAGCTTCGCACCACACCGAAGCCCCTACTACCCTGGCTCGTTCGGAAAGTAGAATGCGTACGCGGAAATCTCCCCATCCTCATGCAATGTGCACCTGCATTCAACTATGCTCGCTCGCCACACACTACCACCATCGTGGACGACGACAGCGTGCTCCCGAACGTTCAAAAGAAAGCTGTCTTTGAATCCGATGAACTGACACTCGACCTCCGGTACGTCGTGGAGAATAGCATGGAAGACCCAGATGCTGCAGAACCCGAAATCTCCCTGGAGTTCTTGGATTTGTCGGCCAAAGGACACAAGGGATTGGCTGTGCAGAGTGTTTTGAATTTGACGGAAGGTCAGGTAGTCACCTTTATCCTGAGGACTCCGCCCACTgtgacgacgaaggcgataaCCATACCGGATGAAGCAGCTCAGCAAACCGTGAGAGACGAGACCAGAGTTCTCCGTCGAGCTCCCGAAGATCCGTTGTTAACGAAGGAATTGATGGCCTCTGTCTTGCAT GCCACTAATCGCTACTGGTATGAGTGGATTAGCCAATCAACCTATGATGGGTCGTGGAAAGAGGCTGTTATGCGTAGTGCGCTCGCCCTCAAACTTTTAGTTTACGAGCCCACCG CAGGTGCTGTTGTGGCCAGTCCCACGTTTAGCCTACCGGAGTACATTGGCGGCGTAAGGAATTGGGATTATCG TGCCTCATGGATCCGAGACTCTTCGTTTACCCTCTACGCCCTTATTCGATTGGGCTTCACCGACGAAGCTAACA GTTATCTTGAATTCATTTTTGAGCGTCTCAGAAACAAGAACCCAGATGGGAGTCTTCAAATTATGTATACCATACATG GGGGAAAAgatcttgaagaaattgaactACTACATCTCGATGGGCACAAGGGATCCAGGCCTGTTCGTATCGGAAATGGTGCTGCAAATCATGTTCAATTA GACATTTACG TATGGATTGCATTTACCTTGGCCAGAAG GTTACTTGTCAGGGAATT GTCCATATGGGAGGTCCGGGATAAGAAACGTCATTTCACT TATTCAAAG ttaACATTTGGGACTCACG GCCTACGTCTCGCCGATAAACGGTCACTGCCGTGTCCCAATCGCAATAAATGGTTGGCTGCCCGAGACAATTTGTACGAGGAAATTATGGAAAAGGCATGGAATAAGGAAGAAAAGTACTTCGGACAAAGTTACGAAGATAAGGATGTTCTTGATTCCGCGGTATTAATCATGCCTCTCGTATTCTTCCTACATGCC TCCGACCCAAGATTTATGAGCACGCTCAAACAAATCATGAAATCtcctgaaaaaggtggtttGACTTCCAAC AATTTGGTCTATCGCTACGACACGTCGAAAGCCGACGACGGTGTCGGAGGGGAAGAAGGAACCTTTTGTTTATGCACACTCTG GTGCATTGAGGCGCTGACACGCGCAGGAGAGGTGGATCGTACCTTATTACCCAAGGCTGTGAATATGTTTGAC GACTTTTTATTGTATCTCAACCACGTAGGCCTGTGCACTGAAGAAATTTCGGTTGCTGGAGAAGC CTTGGGCAATGCCGTTCAAGGATTTAC ACATGTCACACTAATTTCAGCGGCCTATAATCTGTCGCGGACTATGCGGAAACGAAACTCGATGTGA